The Vibrio kanaloae genome has a window encoding:
- a CDS encoding RelA/SpoT domain-containing protein, with translation MSVFLRTTALMLLVLSRAPAFAAAPVSTSSTDQSRTPAQNQVSSNVFRHSLSGLYGIKAFDSRPTQPYTDFDILYSKAHQAQAELETICKSTALLTNSEALFAGVKSQSRAQEKIDLELDGDVTRITDLARATIIANDVESLVEVYESLSREADVVKLKNKFKSPADSGYRDLNLLVRLPKTNIIAEVQLHLKAIADVKSGPEHELYEIIQGIERHAIAEKRPINDIEAAQINSLRRQSLELYQQAWQPYITTHIKAA, from the coding sequence ATGAGTGTATTTCTCCGTACGACGGCCCTAATGCTTCTAGTATTGAGCCGAGCGCCTGCATTCGCAGCAGCACCTGTTTCAACGAGTTCAACTGATCAATCGCGCACACCTGCGCAAAACCAAGTTTCATCTAACGTATTCCGCCATAGCCTAAGTGGCCTATACGGCATTAAAGCATTCGACTCACGTCCGACTCAGCCTTACACTGACTTCGACATTCTTTACAGCAAAGCTCACCAAGCACAAGCTGAGCTAGAAACGATCTGTAAAAGTACTGCCCTACTTACTAATTCAGAAGCCCTATTCGCAGGCGTTAAATCTCAATCTCGCGCCCAAGAAAAGATTGACCTTGAGCTTGATGGCGATGTAACAAGAATTACCGACCTAGCTCGTGCAACGATCATTGCAAACGACGTAGAGAGTTTGGTTGAAGTGTACGAATCACTAAGCCGTGAAGCGGACGTAGTGAAATTGAAAAACAAGTTTAAGTCTCCTGCTGATTCTGGCTACCGTGACCTTAACCTGTTAGTTCGTTTGCCTAAAACCAACATCATTGCTGAAGTTCAGCTTCACTTAAAAGCAATTGCTGATGTGAAAAGCGGCCCTGAGCATGAACTATATGAAATCATCCAAGGTATTGAGCGTCACGCGATTGCAGAAAAACGCCCGATCAATGACATCGAAGCTGCACAAATCAATAGCTTAAGACGCCAGTCTCTAGAGCTTTACCAACAAGCATGGCAACCGTATATCACAACTCACATCAAAGCGGCATAA
- the ihfA gene encoding integration host factor subunit alpha translates to MALTKADLAENLFETLGYSKRDAKETVEVFFEEVRKALENGEQIKLSGFGNFDLREKNERPGRNPKTGEDIPISARRVVTFRPGQKLKARVENIKIEK, encoded by the coding sequence ATGGCACTCACGAAGGCCGATTTGGCTGAGAACCTGTTTGAAACACTCGGATACAGCAAGCGGGATGCCAAGGAAACGGTTGAAGTGTTTTTCGAGGAAGTTCGTAAAGCACTTGAAAATGGCGAACAGATAAAACTGTCAGGTTTTGGTAACTTTGATCTTCGCGAAAAAAACGAGCGACCAGGTCGTAACCCGAAAACTGGTGAAGACATTCCAATTTCTGCTCGACGTGTTGTTACTTTTAGACCGGGACAAAAACTAAAGGCCCGAGTCGAGAATATTAAAATCGAAAAGTAG
- a CDS encoding methyl-accepting chemotaxis protein has protein sequence MLKKLSLKNKLAISASMAIILGGILVEALSFRASLQRLDTEVEQRLEGTSASYNQYVSDWILSKERALTSLSKESKQESLVTHLKQVRDSASFDNVFLAFPDGSQKNANGVVLPAGNDDPRQWGWYTNAVANPSKVFMDNPTVAAATGANVVSLGKAMQLHGDQVVLGADVEITDILNSLEKVILPGEGYMFIATDKGTVYTHADTKLLNKNISSLGLDFSDVQKALASGKNTTIELNGSDYVLYARSIDGTSLITVSVVNHDSLVAPLFDAVIGQILVTLFVVIVCTVLFNLLCTILFRPLNHVSNALAQIANGSGDLTQRIHVENQDEVGELAQNFNTFVGSLQQLIGHIRGQSEQLNSQSEQSAQRANLSVSELNHQQQEITMVATAVTEMASATREIASHAEQTAKAAQDSATSTNNGHALVVDTKGSINNLANEVNEAGNVISALNKHAQEISTVLATIQGIAEQTNLLALNAAIEAARAGEQGRGFAVVADEVRVLSQRTHSSTEEIKSTIDILQRTTGQAVELMESSSKLALHSVEDADRASHALEEINTAVALISDMATQIATAAEEQTHVTGEITQNITSIKDVTDQLVVGSQDSLTESNELKNQAASLSDKVATFKLA, from the coding sequence ATGTTAAAGAAACTCTCGCTTAAAAATAAATTGGCTATCTCTGCCAGCATGGCCATTATCCTGGGGGGGATTTTGGTCGAAGCTCTTTCTTTCCGGGCTTCATTGCAACGATTAGATACTGAGGTTGAGCAACGTTTAGAAGGGACATCGGCTTCTTATAACCAGTACGTATCGGATTGGATTTTATCTAAAGAGCGTGCGTTGACGTCTCTGTCGAAAGAGTCCAAACAAGAAAGTTTGGTTACTCACCTTAAACAAGTTCGTGACTCAGCCTCCTTTGATAATGTCTTCTTAGCGTTTCCTGATGGTTCGCAAAAGAACGCGAACGGAGTTGTACTTCCTGCAGGTAATGATGACCCTCGCCAATGGGGTTGGTACACCAATGCGGTAGCGAATCCAAGCAAAGTGTTTATGGATAACCCAACGGTTGCAGCTGCCACTGGTGCAAACGTTGTATCGTTAGGTAAAGCGATGCAATTGCATGGCGATCAGGTTGTCCTAGGAGCAGATGTTGAAATTACCGATATTTTAAATAGTTTAGAGAAAGTGATCCTTCCTGGGGAAGGCTACATGTTTATCGCGACTGATAAGGGCACGGTTTACACACACGCTGATACTAAGCTATTGAATAAGAATATCAGTTCACTTGGATTGGATTTTTCTGATGTCCAGAAAGCGCTAGCTAGCGGAAAAAACACAACAATAGAGTTGAACGGAAGCGATTATGTTCTTTACGCGCGTTCTATTGACGGGACGAGCCTGATTACCGTCAGCGTTGTTAATCATGACTCTTTGGTTGCACCGTTATTTGATGCTGTTATTGGCCAAATTTTAGTGACGTTATTTGTAGTGATTGTATGTACGGTGCTGTTTAACCTGTTATGTACCATTCTATTCCGTCCACTTAATCATGTTTCTAACGCTTTGGCACAAATTGCGAATGGTAGTGGTGACTTAACTCAACGTATTCATGTAGAGAACCAAGATGAAGTCGGCGAGTTAGCACAGAATTTCAATACGTTTGTTGGTAGCTTACAGCAGTTAATTGGGCATATTCGTGGTCAATCAGAACAACTGAATAGCCAATCAGAACAAAGCGCACAGCGAGCTAACCTTTCGGTGAGCGAGCTTAATCATCAGCAACAAGAAATCACTATGGTGGCGACGGCTGTAACCGAAATGGCCAGCGCAACACGAGAAATTGCATCGCATGCAGAGCAAACCGCAAAAGCGGCACAAGATTCAGCAACAAGCACCAATAATGGCCACGCGTTAGTGGTTGATACTAAAGGTTCAATCAATAATTTAGCAAATGAAGTTAACGAAGCGGGTAATGTGATTAGTGCGCTAAACAAGCACGCTCAAGAGATTTCAACCGTATTAGCGACAATCCAAGGCATTGCAGAGCAAACGAATTTACTTGCTTTGAACGCTGCGATTGAAGCGGCTCGTGCTGGTGAGCAGGGGCGTGGTTTCGCGGTGGTTGCCGATGAAGTACGTGTTCTATCACAGCGCACACACTCTTCAACAGAAGAAATCAAATCAACGATTGATATTCTACAGCGTACAACGGGTCAAGCTGTTGAGCTTATGGAGAGCAGCTCTAAGCTGGCATTACATTCTGTGGAAGATGCCGACAGAGCTTCTCATGCGTTAGAAGAAATCAACACTGCCGTCGCTTTAATTAGTGACATGGCGACGCAAATCGCGACTGCAGCTGAAGAGCAAACTCATGTGACGGGTGAAATCACTCAAAACATTACGTCTATTAAAGATGTGACCGATCAGTTGGTCGTAGGCTCACAAGATAGCTTAACTGAGTCGAATGAACTTAAGAATCAAGCCGCTAGCTTAAGTGACAAAGTAGCGACATTTAAACTTGCTTAA
- a CDS encoding ACT domain-containing protein, with protein MTAITDLEVLLKSMSPELIEGNYVFCTVKGVQSDYFQLNPIATFREKEGLTLVLEESVATKFQLDFDGVFSLITLSVHSSLEAVGLTAAFATKLGSYGISANVIAGYYHDHIFVQKDKAETAMKALQEFSD; from the coding sequence ATGACTGCCATTACTGATTTAGAGGTTCTGTTGAAATCCATGTCACCAGAATTGATTGAAGGGAACTACGTATTTTGCACTGTAAAAGGGGTGCAATCGGATTACTTTCAACTTAACCCGATAGCGACTTTTCGAGAAAAAGAGGGCTTAACTTTAGTTCTCGAAGAATCCGTAGCCACCAAATTCCAGCTAGATTTCGATGGTGTATTTAGCCTCATCACACTATCCGTACACTCTAGCCTCGAAGCTGTCGGATTAACCGCCGCTTTTGCTACTAAGCTTGGATCATATGGCATTAGCGCCAACGTTATTGCAGGCTACTATCACGACCATATTTTTGTGCAAAAAGATAAAGCTGAAACCGCGATGAAAGCGCTACAAGAATTCTCAGATTAA
- the cqsA gene encoding alpha-hydroxyketone-type quorum-sensing autoinducer synthase — protein MSNKFENKPLPSFIEERLNFYVQDLITPNKNQRHLVLGKRPKSNAVVMQSNDYLSLSHNVNIQKAHRDAISKHDDNVVMSAIFLQDEQSKPAFETELAAYVGMETCLLSQSGWAANIGLLQTICPPNTPVYIDFFAHMSLWEGIRAAGAHAYPFMHNNMNHLRKQIQRNGSGVIVVDSVYSTIGTIAPLRDIYEMAQEFDCALVVDESHSLGTHGKNGAGLVQSLGLTNKVDFITVSLAKTFAYRAGAILGPKRLSETLPFVAYPAIFSSTVLPQEVIRLEKTLEVIKNSDDKRDTLFKRVKTLTTGLKQIGFNIRSESQIVALECGSERNTEHVRDFLEERNVFGAVFCRPATGKNKNIIRFSVNADMTSQDIDHVLRVCDEAFHHPELEFI, from the coding sequence ATGAGTAATAAATTTGAAAATAAACCATTACCTTCCTTTATCGAAGAACGCTTGAACTTTTATGTTCAAGACCTCATTACCCCAAACAAAAACCAAAGGCACTTGGTATTAGGGAAACGCCCCAAGTCGAACGCCGTGGTTATGCAGAGTAATGACTACCTATCACTATCGCATAACGTGAACATCCAAAAAGCACATAGGGATGCGATCTCAAAGCACGATGATAATGTAGTGATGTCTGCCATATTTTTGCAAGATGAACAATCTAAGCCAGCGTTTGAAACCGAACTCGCAGCCTATGTCGGGATGGAAACCTGTTTGCTGTCCCAATCTGGTTGGGCTGCGAATATTGGGCTGTTGCAAACTATCTGCCCACCTAATACTCCGGTGTATATCGATTTCTTTGCACACATGTCCCTATGGGAAGGAATTCGTGCTGCTGGAGCTCATGCTTACCCGTTTATGCACAACAACATGAATCACCTGCGTAAACAGATCCAACGTAATGGATCAGGCGTGATTGTGGTCGACTCTGTTTATAGCACCATTGGCACTATTGCCCCACTACGCGACATCTACGAAATGGCGCAAGAGTTTGACTGTGCTTTGGTCGTTGATGAGTCGCACTCGTTAGGTACTCATGGTAAAAATGGGGCGGGTTTGGTTCAATCTTTAGGGCTGACCAACAAAGTGGATTTTATTACCGTGAGTTTAGCCAAGACATTCGCTTATCGTGCCGGTGCCATTCTTGGTCCTAAACGGCTGTCAGAGACCCTTCCATTTGTCGCTTACCCCGCGATTTTCAGCTCTACCGTGCTGCCACAAGAAGTCATTCGCTTAGAAAAAACGTTAGAGGTAATCAAAAACTCTGATGATAAGCGAGACACCTTATTCAAACGAGTCAAAACGCTCACAACAGGCCTAAAACAAATAGGCTTTAACATTCGTAGCGAGTCACAAATCGTGGCCTTAGAATGCGGTAGCGAAAGAAACACGGAGCATGTGCGTGACTTTCTCGAAGAGCGGAATGTGTTTGGTGCTGTATTTTGTCGCCCTGCAACTGGAAAAAACAAGAACATCATCCGATTCTCAGTGAATGCTGACATGACTTCGCAAGATATAGACCACGTTCTCAGGGTATGCGATGAAGCATTTCATCACCCTGAGTTAGAGTTCATTTAA
- a CDS encoding LysR family transcriptional regulator codes for MDKLEAMNVFVTIVERGSLSAAAEHLELSRTKVTRYLGELEGWMDTRLLHRTTRSLSLTSAGKETLEVARELLALEASLAGIRNQNRQHLKGQLRLTASYSIVDSFLMDVISRFIANWPEVTIDIVSTDKTVNLVESRIDLAIRITNELTPNIVAKHLGECRSVICASPQYLKENGTPKSAQDLAHHNCLSFSYFGKTAWTFNGPNGLESVPIKGNISANTSEVLLSATRKGNGICLLPFPSVEHLIKNGLLVPLLSEWKPKTLGVHAVYGTRKQVTPLLRAFIDHLSNEMEQSTSW; via the coding sequence ATGGATAAACTTGAGGCCATGAATGTCTTCGTCACAATAGTGGAGCGTGGCAGCTTAAGCGCGGCCGCAGAGCATCTTGAACTATCTCGAACCAAAGTGACACGCTATCTAGGAGAGCTAGAAGGTTGGATGGACACACGCTTGCTTCACAGAACCACTCGCAGCTTGAGCCTAACCAGCGCAGGAAAAGAGACGCTTGAAGTCGCAAGGGAGTTACTTGCCCTTGAGGCATCGTTAGCAGGTATCAGAAATCAAAACCGCCAGCACTTAAAAGGCCAACTGCGTCTTACCGCAAGTTATTCCATTGTCGATAGCTTCTTGATGGACGTAATCAGCCGCTTCATAGCGAATTGGCCAGAGGTAACAATTGATATTGTCTCTACCGATAAAACAGTCAATCTTGTTGAATCGCGTATCGATTTGGCGATTCGTATCACTAACGAACTTACCCCTAATATTGTTGCTAAACATCTAGGTGAATGTCGCTCGGTGATTTGCGCGTCGCCTCAATATCTAAAAGAGAACGGCACCCCAAAAAGTGCGCAAGATTTAGCGCACCACAACTGTTTGTCATTCAGTTACTTTGGTAAGACCGCATGGACGTTTAATGGCCCCAATGGACTCGAATCGGTGCCGATTAAAGGGAATATTAGTGCGAATACATCTGAGGTTCTGCTTTCTGCGACACGAAAAGGTAACGGTATCTGCTTGCTGCCCTTTCCTTCTGTAGAACACTTGATAAAAAATGGTTTGTTGGTTCCGCTGCTCTCTGAATGGAAACCTAAAACGCTCGGTGTACACGCGGTTTATGGGACGCGTAAACAAGTCACACCACTGCTAAGAGCCTTTATCGACCACCTATCTAACGAGATGGAACAGTCGACAAGCTGGTAG
- a CDS encoding thiopurine S-methyltransferase, translated as MNNPEFWHNKWAANQIGFHLEDVNPLLIEFWEKTNPNYEKSVFVPLCGKSEDLIWLASKHEEVQGVELSQIAVRAFFSEHFYTPTVTQINGQHELYQFDELSVYTGDYFTAPIQPVDIIYDRASLVALPAEMRVQYVERLKHLLKPGGKMLLVTLDYDQNEMAGPPFSVPKLEIDQLFAGYKITLLNQDIADDEHPKIAKKGLSRFCEEVYLIESEA; from the coding sequence ATGAATAATCCTGAATTTTGGCACAATAAATGGGCAGCCAACCAAATTGGTTTCCACCTTGAAGATGTAAATCCACTTCTGATTGAATTTTGGGAAAAAACTAACCCTAATTACGAGAAGAGTGTGTTTGTTCCACTTTGTGGTAAAAGCGAAGATCTGATCTGGTTAGCGTCTAAGCATGAAGAGGTTCAAGGGGTTGAATTAAGCCAGATTGCGGTTCGCGCATTTTTCTCAGAGCACTTTTACACACCGACTGTGACTCAAATTAATGGCCAGCATGAGCTCTACCAGTTCGACGAACTGAGTGTTTACACGGGTGATTACTTCACAGCGCCAATTCAGCCTGTCGACATTATTTATGACCGTGCTTCTTTGGTGGCTTTGCCTGCTGAGATGCGCGTGCAATATGTGGAACGTTTGAAGCATCTGTTAAAGCCAGGTGGCAAGATGTTGTTGGTGACATTGGACTACGATCAAAACGAGATGGCAGGGCCTCCGTTTAGCGTACCTAAACTAGAAATCGATCAGTTGTTCGCGGGATACAAAATCACATTGTTGAATCAAGATATTGCAGACGATGAACATCCTAAGATTGCTAAGAAAGGCTTGTCGCGTTTCTGTGAAGAAGTGTATTTAATTGAGTCTGAAGCTTAA
- a CDS encoding Vmh family MBL fold metallo-hydrolase, with the protein MNKSSNVFSTTALFLATAAVSSFASAADLNITHYNPGENAIFPASSVLVSGEKEVVLFDAQFSVADGQKLVEQIEATGKELSMIYISSGDPDFYFGLEPLMDAFPGVDVVASEAVVAHIKRTKDAKLEYWGPILGENSPSKVIVPTVLNDTTISIEGETIEVKEINTHQAYLWVPSEKTVFGGVSVYSGVHVWMADTQSKEIRHQWAQSLERMKVLEPEVVIPGHYLGKMPSGVNGVQFTIDYVADIEKALESKNNPTSGDISRYMKKAYPQFSTTEGDLELGAKVLSGEMQWH; encoded by the coding sequence ATGAACAAGTCATCAAACGTTTTTTCAACAACTGCACTATTTTTAGCAACAGCGGCAGTATCGAGTTTTGCTTCTGCTGCTGATTTAAACATCACTCACTATAACCCTGGTGAAAATGCGATATTCCCAGCAAGCTCAGTACTTGTCTCTGGTGAAAAGGAAGTGGTTCTGTTCGATGCTCAATTTAGTGTCGCAGATGGACAGAAGTTGGTGGAACAGATCGAAGCAACGGGTAAAGAATTGTCGATGATTTACATCAGCAGTGGTGACCCAGACTTTTACTTTGGTTTAGAGCCTTTGATGGATGCATTCCCAGGTGTTGATGTTGTTGCCAGTGAGGCGGTAGTTGCGCATATCAAACGAACTAAAGATGCGAAACTAGAATATTGGGGGCCAATCTTAGGTGAAAACTCCCCCTCTAAAGTGATTGTTCCGACAGTATTAAACGACACAACGATTAGTATTGAAGGCGAAACCATCGAAGTGAAAGAAATAAACACGCATCAAGCTTACCTATGGGTGCCGTCGGAGAAAACGGTGTTTGGTGGGGTTTCGGTATATAGCGGAGTGCATGTATGGATGGCAGACACGCAGTCGAAAGAGATTCGTCATCAATGGGCACAATCTTTAGAACGAATGAAGGTACTTGAACCAGAGGTTGTAATTCCAGGTCATTACCTTGGTAAGATGCCATCTGGCGTTAACGGTGTTCAATTTACGATTGATTACGTGGCTGACATTGAAAAGGCACTGGAAAGTAAAAACAACCCAACATCCGGTGATATCAGTCGTTATATGAAGAAGGCCTACCCGCAGTTTTCGACAACTGAAGGTGATCTTGAGCTTGGTGCTAAGGTTCTTAGCGGCGAAATGCAGTGGCATTAA
- a CDS encoding DMT family transporter produces the protein MLKNYLTLIAIGLIWGSQFVFQEISLEGFSPVWVGTLRAILGALTLIVICKIMGIKSASKQWGLFALIGLLEAAIPFVLVPWAQQNLTSSIAAILMGTLPFYALLLSPVFIKGETISKGNTVSVIVGFSGLLILFSPELSSNTGAINLVSSAAIIVAAVCFAIALLLLNRVRDVHPLVVARNVLCMASIQLLFIAFLTAPITTVKPSASSMFSLIYLGVLCAGVVYYLYMMSIKNAGAVFTSMTNYLVPAVGVLIGVLLADESVQTTTWLALVVILSALFINQTLAKSR, from the coding sequence ATGCTAAAAAACTACTTAACGTTAATCGCAATAGGACTTATTTGGGGCTCACAGTTTGTTTTTCAGGAAATTTCTCTTGAGGGTTTTTCTCCTGTTTGGGTAGGGACGCTTCGAGCAATACTGGGGGCGCTGACCCTTATTGTTATATGCAAAATAATGGGAATTAAAAGTGCGAGTAAGCAATGGGGCCTTTTTGCTCTGATTGGGTTGCTAGAAGCCGCTATTCCTTTTGTTCTGGTTCCTTGGGCTCAACAAAACCTAACGAGTTCAATCGCGGCTATATTGATGGGCACACTGCCTTTTTACGCTTTACTACTTTCACCTGTGTTTATTAAAGGTGAGACGATAAGTAAAGGGAACACCGTTAGTGTCATAGTTGGGTTTAGTGGGTTATTGATCTTGTTTTCCCCAGAGCTGTCATCGAATACTGGCGCTATTAATTTAGTGAGTTCTGCTGCAATTATCGTTGCAGCCGTATGTTTCGCTATTGCGCTTCTCTTGCTTAATCGTGTACGAGATGTGCATCCACTGGTTGTTGCTCGAAATGTACTTTGTATGGCGAGTATTCAACTACTGTTCATCGCATTTTTAACAGCCCCAATCACAACTGTTAAGCCGTCAGCATCATCAATGTTTTCATTGATTTACCTAGGAGTTCTGTGTGCAGGTGTTGTTTATTATCTTTATATGATGAGTATAAAAAACGCTGGCGCGGTATTCACTTCGATGACTAACTACCTTGTACCTGCAGTGGGTGTTTTGATTGGTGTACTACTTGCGGATGAGTCTGTTCAAACAACAACGTGGTTAGCGTTGGTGGTCATTTTGTCCGCATTGTTTATCAATCAAACTTTAGCTAAAAGTCGATAG
- a CDS encoding hybrid sensor histidine kinase/response regulator encodes MNAIRKVYQYAEPNLSLVGWMGFVGFPIYYIVWEFLFPQPYENLTLRLLCSVLFFGIIYRNHIPCEWRKYLPVYYQVAITLCLPCFFFFMLLMNNWSNVWVMSFMSAIFLHILLVHVTRVMFAQTFAGISIATIGAWAAQGFYLELTMNWTHVPIFLFIYLFGNLFYFRNQLEHEAKVSLAKSFGAGIAHEMRNPLSGLLTSIDVMQSILPNPKAGNHKGQYVLSDEEVRQLREVSDEAMNIIHSGNETIDLLLTSIDENRVSRSTFKKHSAKTVVGDAIDSFNYKRASDRQAISLDIQGEFSFLGSDTLLKYVMYNLLKNAFHHRSPEEFHIHVSIKSDDIANQIVVSDNGSGISSDVIRRIFQDFYTTGKSGSYGLGLPFCQKVMKSFGGEIKCQSEINEWTQFTMTFPQLTSNAVKEIKSELTKLKNVLMVSEQNILTAKVRELARTMGFELTVLDVASTLNRKEYQFEFDLIFVDIESLDLKANCLERMESLLSFTESRIVYLYEYSPLKRVHNVSFEPIWVETQVWLLNTQTTVDRLLFESSYAISSTSVKPLNTTNKRTIMVVDDNESLRRFTAMLLEKQGFDVIQKENGQQALDALDTDHIDLILMDIEMPIMDGVEASRRIRSANKAFSSVPIIAHTGDSSPVTLEKMDLSGMSDFIVKPADKNRLFDKIAHWI; translated from the coding sequence ATGAACGCTATTCGTAAAGTTTATCAGTATGCAGAACCAAACCTTTCCCTCGTTGGTTGGATGGGTTTTGTCGGCTTCCCAATCTATTATATTGTTTGGGAGTTTCTGTTCCCCCAACCTTATGAAAACTTAACGTTGCGCTTGTTATGCTCTGTATTGTTCTTCGGGATCATTTATCGTAATCACATCCCGTGTGAGTGGAGAAAATATCTTCCGGTCTATTATCAAGTGGCAATTACACTCTGTCTACCGTGCTTCTTTTTCTTCATGTTGTTAATGAATAATTGGTCCAATGTTTGGGTTATGTCGTTCATGTCCGCCATATTCCTTCATATTTTACTCGTGCATGTAACGAGGGTTATGTTCGCGCAGACCTTTGCTGGAATCAGCATTGCTACAATAGGTGCATGGGCGGCGCAGGGCTTTTATCTTGAACTCACAATGAACTGGACGCACGTGCCTATCTTTTTGTTCATTTACTTGTTTGGTAATTTATTCTATTTCCGTAATCAGCTAGAGCATGAAGCGAAGGTGTCTTTGGCTAAGTCGTTTGGTGCAGGTATTGCGCACGAGATGCGAAATCCTCTTAGTGGCCTATTGACCTCAATTGATGTCATGCAGTCTATATTGCCGAATCCAAAAGCTGGTAATCACAAGGGGCAATATGTTCTGAGCGATGAAGAAGTGAGACAGCTACGAGAAGTGAGTGATGAGGCGATGAATATCATTCATTCAGGCAACGAAACCATTGATCTGTTGTTGACCTCAATTGATGAAAACCGTGTATCCCGTTCTACCTTTAAAAAGCATTCGGCGAAAACGGTGGTCGGTGATGCGATAGATAGTTTTAATTATAAACGTGCGTCAGATAGACAAGCAATATCTCTGGACATACAGGGGGAGTTCAGTTTCTTAGGCAGTGATACTTTATTGAAGTATGTGATGTACAATTTGTTAAAAAATGCGTTCCATCACCGTAGCCCAGAAGAGTTCCATATTCATGTTTCTATAAAAAGTGATGATATCGCTAATCAAATAGTGGTTTCCGATAACGGTTCTGGTATTTCAAGTGATGTTATTCGACGCATATTCCAAGACTTCTATACGACGGGTAAATCGGGAAGCTATGGCTTGGGCTTGCCATTTTGCCAAAAGGTCATGAAGTCATTTGGTGGCGAAATAAAATGCCAGTCTGAAATAAATGAGTGGACACAGTTTACAATGACTTTCCCGCAGCTTACTTCGAACGCAGTAAAAGAGATTAAGAGTGAGCTGACAAAATTAAAGAATGTGTTGATGGTGAGCGAACAAAACATACTCACTGCTAAAGTTAGGGAATTAGCTCGCACTATGGGGTTTGAATTAACGGTTCTAGACGTTGCCTCAACACTCAACAGAAAAGAGTATCAATTTGAGTTCGATTTGATTTTTGTTGATATAGAGAGCTTAGATTTAAAAGCGAATTGCCTGGAGAGAATGGAATCTTTACTGTCATTCACGGAATCTCGAATTGTCTATTTGTATGAGTATTCCCCGCTAAAACGTGTCCACAATGTATCTTTTGAACCTATTTGGGTTGAAACTCAAGTGTGGCTTTTGAATACCCAAACGACAGTTGATCGCCTACTGTTTGAGTCTAGTTATGCGATATCTTCCACGTCTGTAAAACCGTTAAACACGACTAACAAGCGTACAATTATGGTCGTCGATGACAATGAATCCTTACGTCGTTTTACCGCTATGCTGTTGGAAAAACAAGGCTTTGATGTTATTCAGAAAGAAAATGGTCAGCAGGCACTGGATGCTTTGGATACTGATCATATCGATTTAATTCTGATGGACATCGAGATGCCAATTATGGATGGTGTTGAAGCCTCTCGTCGTATCCGAAGTGCAAACAAAGCGTTCTCCTCTGTGCCTATCATTGCGCATACGGGGGATAGCTCTCCTGTCACTCTGGAGAAGATGGATCTTTCAGGCATGTCTGATTTTATTGTTAAGCCGGCGGACAAGAACCGATTATTTGATAAAATTGCACATTGGATTTAG